Proteins encoded within one genomic window of Thalassophryne amazonica chromosome 23, fThaAma1.1, whole genome shotgun sequence:
- the LOC117505091 gene encoding astrocytic phosphoprotein PEA-15 — MAEYSSLLSDLSENITNEDLEQLKSACKEDIPEDQSNNITSSKEWFSYLEKNDKLAQDNLSYIEHIFEISRRPDLLTRVIEYRTTVLKISEDDEIDTKLTRIPSAKKYKDIIRQPSEDEIIKLAPPPKKV; from the exons ATGGCAGAGTACAGCTCCCTGCTCAGCGACCTTTCTGAAAACATTACCAATGAGGACTTGGAGCAGCTCAAATCAGCCTGCAAGGAGGACATCCCCGAAGACCAGAGCAACAACATCACCTCCTCGAAGGAGTGGTTCAGCTACCTGGAGAAGAATGACAAGCTAGCCCAAG ATAACTTATCGTACATCGAGCACATCTTCGAGATTTCACGGCGGCCAGATCTGCTGACGAGGGTGATCGAATACCGCACCACTGTGCTCAAGATCTCCGAGGATGACGAGATCGACACAAAGCTGACGCGTATCCCCTCTGCCAAGAAATACAAAG ACATCATCCGCCAGCCCTCTGAAGACGAGATCATCAAGTTGGCTCCTCCTCCTAAAAAAGTGTGA